A stretch of the Xiphophorus couchianus chromosome 15, X_couchianus-1.0, whole genome shotgun sequence genome encodes the following:
- the ccnk gene encoding cyclin-K isoform X2, translating to MIKSSAAGPSTSSPQTMKEPKENLSGQATLDHIKPCWYWDKKDLAHTPSQSEGLDPGTEARYRREGARFIFDVGTRLGLHYDTLATGIIYFHRFYMFHSFKQFPRYVTGACCLFLAGKVEETPKKCKDIIKTARSLLNDVQFAQFGDDPKEEVMVLERILLQTIKFDLQVEHPYMFLLRYVKQLKGEKNKVCKVLQMAWTFVNDSLCTMLSLQWEPEIIAVAVMYLAGRLCKFDIQEWTAKQSSRRWWEQFVQDVPVELLEDICHQILDLYSQGNKPIPQQIQEKERAPATPTSLPPVPQGQPPASNPPPPPPKKASPQTPPKDEPKPPEQAGSKIPRLESPMPPLPTSQPPPAPPAEAEPGSEAAPPPPHAPPPHQPPPLPHRPPPPPPSNYLMSTTSSYMSGEGFQSLQSMMKTEGPPYTPMPPSYPPPIPPYHPHVYQPAAAPPPGPPPPPSSYPPPSLAPAYPPPGYNSYPPPPPPRMPPGHVPPPGITLPPAGYPPPPPVPPGQSQVPLPPPPGMPLNRGGWMR from the exons ATGATAAAG TCCAGTGCAGCAGGTCCATCCACCTCTTCCCCTCAGACAATGAAGGAACCCAAGGAGAACTTGAGCGGCCAAGCCACTCTGGACCACATCAAGCCATGCTGGTACTGGGACAAGAAGGACCTAGCCCACACCCCGTCTCAGTCCGAGGGCCTTGACCCGGGTACGGAGGCTCGGTATAGGAGGGAGGGAGCCCGCTTCATATTCGACGTGGGAACTCGCCTCGGCCT ACACTATGACACTCTGGCCACCGGCATCATATATTTCCATCGCTTCTACATGTTCCACTCCTTCAAACAGTTTCCCAGATAC GTGACTGGAGCTTGTTGTCTTTTCCTGGCTGGAAAAGTCGAGGAGACCCCAAAGAAGTGCAAAGACATAATCAAGACGGCGCGGAGCTTACTGAACGATGTGCAGTTTGCTCAGTTCGGCGATGATCCAAAG GAGGAGGTGATGGTTCTGGAGAGGATTTTACTCCAGACAATCAAGTTTGACCTGCAGGTGGAGCATCCCTACATGTTCCTGCTGCGCTACGTCAAGCAGCTTAAAG GGGAGAAGAATAAAGTCTGCAAGGTTTTACAAATGGCTTGGACCTTTGTCAACGACAG CCTTTGCACCATGCTGTCTCTGCAGTGGGAGCCAGAAATCATCGCCGTGGCTGTGATGTACCTGGCCGGCCGCCTGTGTAAGTTCGACATCCAGGAGTGGACGGCCAAGCAGTCGTCCCGCCGCTGGTGGGAGCAGTTCGTCCAGGATGTCCCCGTCGAGCTTCTGGAAG ACATCTGCCACCAGATCCTGGATCTGTACTCCCAGGGAAACAAGCCCATCCCTCAGCAGATCCAGGAGAAAGAGCGAGCGCCAGCTACCCCCACCTCTCTTCCCCCAGTCCCACAGGGGCAGCCCCCGGCCTCCAACCCGCCGCCTCCACCGCCCAAGAAGGCCTCTCCTCAG ACTCCTCCAAAGGATGAACCCAAACCTCCAG AACAAGCTGGGTCAAAGATCCCGCGACTGGAGAGCCCCATGCCCCCCCTGCCTACATCCCAGCCTCCCCCAG CCCCTCCTGCAGAGGCGGAACCAGGAAGCGAAGCTGCTCCTCCGCCTCCACACGCCCCGCCCCCGCACCAGCCCCCTCCCTTGCCCCATCGCCCTCCTCCGCCCCCGCCATCCAACTACCTGATGTCCACCACCAGCTCCTACATGTCTGGAGAGGGCTTCCAGAGCCTGCAGTCCATGATGAAGACAGAAGGCCCGCCCTACACCCCCATGCCGCCCAGCTACCCGCCACCCATCCCGCCGTATCACCCGCACGTCTACCAACCGGCCGCGGCACCGCCTCCAGGTCCTCCGCCTCCTCCATCCAGTTACCCACCACCAAGTTTGGCCCCGGCCTACCCTCCGCCGGGCTACAACAGCTACCCTCCGCCACCGCCTCCCCGCATGCCCCCAGGCCACGTGCCGCCGCCGGGGATCACGCTTCCCCCTGCCGGGTACCCTCCTCCGCCCCCCGTGCCTCCAGGACAGTCCCAAGTGccccttcctcctccacctgGAATGCCCCTCAACCGCGGCGGGTGGATGAGATGA
- the ccnk gene encoding cyclin-K isoform X1 has product MIKSSAAGPSTSSPQTMKEPKENLSGQATLDHIKPCWYWDKKDLAHTPSQSEGLDPGTEARYRREGARFIFDVGTRLGLHYDTLATGIIYFHRFYMFHSFKQFPRYVTGACCLFLAGKVEETPKKCKDIIKTARSLLNDVQFAQFGDDPKEEVMVLERILLQTIKFDLQVEHPYMFLLRYVKQLKGEKNKVCKVLQMAWTFVNDSLCTMLSLQWEPEIIAVAVMYLAGRLCKFDIQEWTAKQSSRRWWEQFVQDVPVELLEDICHQILDLYSQGNKPIPQQIQEKERAPATPTSLPPVPQGQPPASNPPPPPPKKASPQVGSPARQLKRSHTPPKDEPKPPEQAGSKIPRLESPMPPLPTSQPPPAPPAEAEPGSEAAPPPPHAPPPHQPPPLPHRPPPPPPSNYLMSTTSSYMSGEGFQSLQSMMKTEGPPYTPMPPSYPPPIPPYHPHVYQPAAAPPPGPPPPPSSYPPPSLAPAYPPPGYNSYPPPPPPRMPPGHVPPPGITLPPAGYPPPPPVPPGQSQVPLPPPPGMPLNRGGWMR; this is encoded by the exons ATGATAAAG TCCAGTGCAGCAGGTCCATCCACCTCTTCCCCTCAGACAATGAAGGAACCCAAGGAGAACTTGAGCGGCCAAGCCACTCTGGACCACATCAAGCCATGCTGGTACTGGGACAAGAAGGACCTAGCCCACACCCCGTCTCAGTCCGAGGGCCTTGACCCGGGTACGGAGGCTCGGTATAGGAGGGAGGGAGCCCGCTTCATATTCGACGTGGGAACTCGCCTCGGCCT ACACTATGACACTCTGGCCACCGGCATCATATATTTCCATCGCTTCTACATGTTCCACTCCTTCAAACAGTTTCCCAGATAC GTGACTGGAGCTTGTTGTCTTTTCCTGGCTGGAAAAGTCGAGGAGACCCCAAAGAAGTGCAAAGACATAATCAAGACGGCGCGGAGCTTACTGAACGATGTGCAGTTTGCTCAGTTCGGCGATGATCCAAAG GAGGAGGTGATGGTTCTGGAGAGGATTTTACTCCAGACAATCAAGTTTGACCTGCAGGTGGAGCATCCCTACATGTTCCTGCTGCGCTACGTCAAGCAGCTTAAAG GGGAGAAGAATAAAGTCTGCAAGGTTTTACAAATGGCTTGGACCTTTGTCAACGACAG CCTTTGCACCATGCTGTCTCTGCAGTGGGAGCCAGAAATCATCGCCGTGGCTGTGATGTACCTGGCCGGCCGCCTGTGTAAGTTCGACATCCAGGAGTGGACGGCCAAGCAGTCGTCCCGCCGCTGGTGGGAGCAGTTCGTCCAGGATGTCCCCGTCGAGCTTCTGGAAG ACATCTGCCACCAGATCCTGGATCTGTACTCCCAGGGAAACAAGCCCATCCCTCAGCAGATCCAGGAGAAAGAGCGAGCGCCAGCTACCCCCACCTCTCTTCCCCCAGTCCCACAGGGGCAGCCCCCGGCCTCCAACCCGCCGCCTCCACCGCCCAAGAAGGCCTCTCCTCAGGTTGGCAGCCCGGCACGCCAACTCAAACGCTCGCAT ACTCCTCCAAAGGATGAACCCAAACCTCCAG AACAAGCTGGGTCAAAGATCCCGCGACTGGAGAGCCCCATGCCCCCCCTGCCTACATCCCAGCCTCCCCCAG CCCCTCCTGCAGAGGCGGAACCAGGAAGCGAAGCTGCTCCTCCGCCTCCACACGCCCCGCCCCCGCACCAGCCCCCTCCCTTGCCCCATCGCCCTCCTCCGCCCCCGCCATCCAACTACCTGATGTCCACCACCAGCTCCTACATGTCTGGAGAGGGCTTCCAGAGCCTGCAGTCCATGATGAAGACAGAAGGCCCGCCCTACACCCCCATGCCGCCCAGCTACCCGCCACCCATCCCGCCGTATCACCCGCACGTCTACCAACCGGCCGCGGCACCGCCTCCAGGTCCTCCGCCTCCTCCATCCAGTTACCCACCACCAAGTTTGGCCCCGGCCTACCCTCCGCCGGGCTACAACAGCTACCCTCCGCCACCGCCTCCCCGCATGCCCCCAGGCCACGTGCCGCCGCCGGGGATCACGCTTCCCCCTGCCGGGTACCCTCCTCCGCCCCCCGTGCCTCCAGGACAGTCCCAAGTGccccttcctcctccacctgGAATGCCCCTCAACCGCGGCGGGTGGATGAGATGA